A genome region from Scomber japonicus isolate fScoJap1 chromosome 15, fScoJap1.pri, whole genome shotgun sequence includes the following:
- the LOC128374269 gene encoding ladderlectin-like: MGGMRSSGCGCLPDWEQYGSRCFKLFTTPMNWINAEKYCMYFGAHLASIHNPGEHDLLLGMASETNQQRAWIGNSDAVETFTWLWSDGSMFDYTNWAPYEPDNWHGQEKCNEITLTGWNDLNCEYSLPFICGTRPDGPL, translated from the exons ATGGGTGGCATGAGGTCAAGTGGGTGTGGTTGTTTGCCTGATTGGGAGCAATATGGATCCAGATGCTTCAAACTCTTCACCACACCAATGAACTGGATCAATGCAGAG aaatattgtatgtattttggTGCTCACCTCGCCTCCATCCACAACCCGGGGGAACATGATCTTCTCCTGGGAATGGCATCAGAGACAAATCAACAAAGAGCCTGGATTGGTAACTCAGATGCTGTTGAG ACCTTTACATGGTTATGGAGTGACGGATCCATGTTTGATTACACTAACTGGGCCCCTTATGAGCCGGATAACTGGCATGGGCaggaaaaatgcaatgaaattaCCCTTACAG GGTGGAATGATCTCAATTGTGAATATAGTCTTCCCTTCATCTGTGGGACAAGACCAGATGGACCACTTTAA